CTGGTCGTGTGTCCCCTTGGCTCactggcagtgctgctctgggAAGCCTCATGGATCCCCACTGGGTGAGCATGGCCCCTTTGGGCACACCTTTTGCTCTCCTCCTTGCAACAGTgctgtgctgccagccctgccaggatCCCCTTTCCAAGGGCTCTGCCAGTCCTGCCCCATGACAGATGCCCcactggctggcagagctgcctccACACCCGTCCCGCTTCCTTTCTGGCTGGTACAGTACAGTTAAAACAGCAACAGATCCTTTtacaggctgcagcccagcatgTGGTACAGCTGCTGCATTGCCCAGCCAGGGACTCTTCCTCACCCACCATCCTGCTCTGTTGCCACCAGACTGAGACCATGGTCTGTTAATCCTGGGTTCCCCCTGGATGTGCTAATAGGAATGAAACCATCAGATAAGGCAAGTCCCCGACCCTCCCCAGGCCTGGCTGTGTCATCCTTCATCAGGATCTGGAGACTTGGTGTCCATGGGAAATAGAATTTTTGCCCCAGTGCCTGAGATACGCTCCCTCCCTTCAGGTCCTTTGGGACCGGGTATTTTGTGGCTGTTGAAACATAGTGCCCTTGCTGAGGCTTCACTGgactggaggaagagaggaaagttGAACCTGGCATAGCTTCAGACCCAGGTACTGGGGGACTCTGGCAAAAGCACAGGCTTCGTCCCGTCTTCTGAGCATTGAGGGTGCCTAGCAGCTTGTCAGGaacagagcagagagaaggaggagcTGTGGATGGTCTTCCTCCAACAGGCAAAGCCCTTTAAGTCTTGTCTTAGAGTCAGGCTGAAACACTGGTAAAATCACTAACAGTTGGGCTTAGGAGGGGCCAAATCCTTGGAGCCCCATGTGCTGCATCCAGGGGATGGTAcctgtgctgctcagctgagCTGGTGAGGACCTGGACCTGGCTTTGTCCCATCCTGGTGGCCAGAAGTAGGGCTTTGGAGATGCTCAGGGCTCAAGGGGAGGGGAAGATAGGGGTGACCAGGTGCTGTCTCCCCGTTCCTGGTCTCTGTGTTGCTCTCTTTCTCTATAGCGGGGTGGTGGGCTCCCGCTGGGTGCTGCAAGAGGCTCGGCCCTGCTGTGAGCTGGCTGGGCTCTCAGTGGGGAGGAGTAGCCCTGGGAGGCAGAGCTAAACACAGCCAAGAGAAACCCCAAGGCTAGGGGAAAAGGGATGGGAACCTCCCCTGGACACAGTGCCTGTGTTCCAGCTGCTCCCCTTTCCAGGCTGATGGGCAGTCGTCCAGCGGGAAGTACAAAGAGGTCCCAAAGTGTACTTAGAGACACTTTTGGGGTGGGCTGGGGAATCCTGGCATTTCCCAGCACAATGCCTCAAGCGACAGTATCTGGGCTGGCAAAACATGGTGCAGCCCCTTGTGCTAGGTGTGTCCACTACTGGCTAGCGCCAGCATCACCTGGTGACTGATGTTGAGGTCTTGGCTGGGATATATTTGTGGTGCCAGCATGTCAGCCTCTCCCAATGAACCTATTCTCCTGAAatacagctgctgctggggagcaaAGGGCTGTGACTGCAGAGGGacatgggaaggagaaagaaagggtgCAGGTGAAACTGCGTATTTGTCCCAGCATGGACACATGCAAGAAGGATGTGGCTTTCTCCTGCTGCACTGTGCTGACTCTTGCTGCTGGTTGCTGATTTTGCTTCCCAGTGGTTGACTGTGCCACGTAAGTCATGGTACAAATCTCCCCCAGTGATGGAGGAGAGAAGCAGCAACCGtccaggcaggcagagcacagcGTGTTACCACCTTGGCATCTGCCCACAGCTGCAGACATTCACTTGCTTTTCTACCGGCTTTCATGCAGGCCACATGTGGGGTGCCAGGAGGAACTGATCTCTACAAAGAGCTTTTGTTGAGGTTTTAgacattacatttttttgttacaCTACCACATTGATTTGCCCTGCTGCAAGTAGTCCTTGGGAACTGGTGTATTGTATCTCTGTTCTGGCTGGTTGCTGGTGgtgcccttccccagcactgctggtggTGGCTTTTGGGCTGGCCAACTTTTCGGGACTGGCCATGAGTGCCTGTTAATTACAAATCTTACTGGAAATGTAATGACAGAACAGCCTGTTTCCTGGGGCAGGCGAGGTCAGGCAGCGAGCACAGGGGGTGACCTACTGAAGCTGGCTTCCCACCTGCAAGATGCAGAGCTTGCTGGACCAGGGTGCCAGAAAGGAGATGTGCACTTGGGTGTTTGGTGCCTCTGAGTGTCCCTTCAGGGATTTTGTTCATCTGCTTGGCTCTGCTGTTTTCCAGCCTTCAGAGCAGTGCTTGCTGCTGGGTTGGGATAcccagtgggacaggcagtgGCTTCCCTCTGGACAGCCACTGCAGTGAGACCCTGGTTGAGGACTGCATGCAGATGGAAGCAGAGGGGTCATGATCCCCAGAGATGGGCAGCATTTCCTCCTTCACCTGGAAGTTCCTGGACCAGCAAAGCTCAGGGACTGCCCCTGCCACAGAGGGGCTGAGGGTGTTGCACCACGAGCTGCTGTCTGAGCTGActctccttcttgcccttttccAGGCATCAAAGCTGCCGGGCCAGTGGATTATGACTGCAGGGGAGCTGTGTTGCATCTGCAAATCTCTGTTGTGCATCAAGGGCACATCTGAGCAGGTGAGTGCTGTGCACATAAAAGGACTGCTGTCTTTGCGCTAGGTGAAGCTAGTGGGGGGCCATCATGGCTCAGAGCTGTCAGGCTCCTGGTTTCTGCCTTCCCTGCCAGACATCTCTTATTGGAAGAAAACAATTGCAAGCTCTTCTCCTTGTCTGTAGGGCCAGAAAGTGTCCTGTGCTATGGATGAAAGGGGCAGGAGGTGGACATGAGACCAGTGGCTAGCTGGAGGCCCAGAGGTTGCTGGTGATCTGCAGTGTCTTGGAAAGCAAGCCACGAAATGCTTGCCAGAAACAGGGATCTGTTCACACACACAGGGTTTCATATAGGAAGGCATGAAAAAGGGATGTAAAATATGAGCCAAGTATGAGAGTTCACAGCTTAGCTTAAAGTATACGTGGTTTAAATGGAAGTTAAGGTGATAACACTGCCTGAGATGGTCAAGATGTATGTGGTCTTTGGGTCTGGGAGGTTGGGAGAGGCTGAGCCTCAATGCTACCTTCTCTGCCTGTGTGACCCTGCAGGCAGGCAGTACCCTCCTGCCCTTTTCCTGGTGAACATCTGAATCACTACAGCCCTGCATctcctgcttttcttcccctcagcCCCACTGTGGAAACTGAAGAGCTGGAGAGGACGGTGCAGAGGTTTGGAGGCACACCGTGATGGTGGGAGCCATTCCACGGCAGCCACGCCGCTTCTGGGGGGTGCCTGGCTGGCAGGTGTCTTCAGCTGGTTGTGCCAACGACTGCCCGCTGCAGGTCAGGGAAGTTAATCTGGAGGAAAGCGGGGTTCTGCTGCAGAGGGGTGAGTGTGGGGGGCAGCCAggacaggctgcagtgtggcaggTTATACAGAGGGGTTGAGGTTGGCatggacttctggaggtcatctggtccaagccctctgctcaagcagggccacctagagctattgcccaggaccatgtccagacagcttttgaatatctctgaggatggagactccacaacccctctgggcgacctgttccagtgctcagtcaccttcATAGTAAAataagtgtttcctgatgttcagagggaacttcctgcgtttcagtttgtgcccgttgcctctgggCCTGCCACTGGACACCACTGGAAAGAGTTTGGCTCCATTCTTTGCACCCTTCTTTTGGGTATTTATGTACATTGATGAGAtgcccctgagccttctcttctccagactgaagtcccagctctcccagtctttcctcataggagagatgctccagtcccttaattaTCTTAGTGGCCCTTTTGTTGGACTCTCTCAGGTGTCAgtcctttgttggactctcttaGGTGTGGCCTCACCCGTGcggagcagagaggaaggatcacctctgtCAATCTGCTGGCAATACTgtgcctaatgcagcccaggacactgttatccttctttgtggcaagggcaTATTGCTGGCTCGTggtcagcttggtgtccaccaggacgcccagggccttttctgcaaagctgctttccagctggtcagcctCCAGCATGTTCTGGTGCGTGGTTATACCTTTCATCACTCCTTTTAAACAAAATCCCTGGGCTCAACCACCCTGGCCTGCCCCTTTTCCATCCCCATCATGGTGAGGTCAAAATACCATGTGCAGCCTTGCTCTCCAGATAGCCTTGACCCACTTGGAGAACCAATTCTCCTATGGCTCACCTGCCCCTAAGCCTTTGCTCCATCCAcaagagcaggcagagctgccaggcaCAGGCAGTTTGTCAGGCTCTGGAGCTCCTTGGTCTGACAGTGACTTCTCTTGCATCTCCTCCATTCTTGCAGCCATTTCAGTATTTATCATGCCACAAAAACTTGTGGCCAGGATTCTCACAGTtgtcagggcaggcaggagtgGTGGATGGTGCAGGAGTCCATGGTACCACCCAGCTACTAATTGAGGTGGTGGAGGTCCCTGGTCCAATCTGGCAGAGATAACTGTGATGTTAGGTCAGGCTCCTGTCCCCACCATGGGGCTGGCAGCGTGGCGCACCAGCCCTGCCGTGTTCAGCACATGCAGCCAGGACACGTCTTCTTGCTGAGCACTGGGAGATCTTGTTGCTGTTGCCCAAAGGGGTGCTTGCAGGCTTGAGCCCCTGGGACTGGGGTGACCTGCCTGGCTCCTGTGCTCCAGAACAGCACAAGCATGTCAAGTCCCTGGCAGAGGGCAGGCCCCCTTCTACCCACTTGTCCAGACTCGTCCCCAGTAGTCTCCGGCCTGGCTGGAGACTCCTCTCTGTGCCCAGGCCGCAAAGGGAGTGCTGATCCCACAGGTGGGTGACGCTGCAGGGTTCCCCAGAGAGCCACATCAGCCTGGTTCCTCTTCCTGTCCCTGGAGAGGGAGGTCCAACTGGGGCTGTATGAGGAGCTGCCTGCAGGTCCCTTGAGGCCAAAAAACCCAGACAAGTACAGGGATCCCGGGCTgatctccatcctcctgctctctctttccaGATGCTGTGCTGCAGTGCACCCCGTAGCAGAGGGCTCACCTGGACGTCCTGAGCGAGGGAGGGGTCCAGCTCCCACCCCCCCGTCCTTGCACCCTGACCTGTGGCACTTTACGgtccccctcctgctgctgcatggGCTGTTCTGACTCCAGCTCCGCTTGGAGTCCAGGCAATTAAGGCTCCATGCGGCACATCCACGCGGAGACGTCCCTGcccccagagcacagcacagACCCCAGCCTGTCCCGGCCCAGTGGAGAGGCACCCTTGGAGCCTTCCGCACAGCGCTGCACCCACCGCAGCATCCTGATGGGCTACAACGAGACAGAGATCAAGCGCCAGAAGGTTTACCAGGTCTCCATCTTCTCCCATCTCTCCAGCTCCTCTGAGAGCACGGAGCAGCGGGCAGGCAGCCGGCCAGCTGTCAAGAGGGGTTACCCCGAGCCGCGAACTCCTGAGGGGGGACGAGATCCCAAACGAACTCactggggtggcggggggggggacagcaAGCGTGATGGGGGCCCTGGGCAGGCTTCCTTGGACGATGACGATACCTTTGAGGATGGTCTGCTGGTGGAGGAGCTGTCCCTGTGCGGCTCTGCCCAGCACTTCTCCCACAGCGGGCTGCGGGTGGTGGAGCACCGCTGCGAGTGCAGCCCTAGCCACAGCCCCAAGGCCAGCAGAGAGGACAAGTCGCAGgatgtctcctcctcctcctggccccAGCACATTGCTTGCAGTACTTTGCACACGAGAGACGGTTGCTCTGTCTCATCGGGGGATCAGCCTAAAGACTATGGGGATAATGTAGAGCGAGCAATTGGCCACAACTTACTTCACCTTGATTTGCACAATATTGCACAAACAGCTCGGGTGGACTCTGGTGGGAAGAGGGAGAAGCCAGGAAGCAGCCCAGCTCACAGCAGCAGGGTTAGCGGAGAAGACGAATGGCAAATGGTGGCCAACGGGTGCAAGGAGCCCCCTTCTCCACAGACAGCATTCAGCCCGGAGCCCAGCAACCTGAGCTCCCTGGAGAAGACGCCCTGCGGGAGCAgccaacacagcagcagcagcaactgtcCGGCCAAAAGAAAGTTGCTGCCCGCGGGCGAGATTGTGGCCGACTCCTGCTCTGAGGATGAGAGCCTGTGTCTGCCAGCAAGGAAGAAGAGGGTCCTGCCGTGCCACCCAGTGCCAACAGCTTGCCGCAGCACTGATGCCAAGGGGGCCCCTTTCTGGAATCACCTGCTTCCTGCGGCCAAGGTGAGCATTGCTCATGAGGGGAGGCAGGGAATGGCCTGGGGACACCCAGAGCTTAGGGCTGTCCTCGTGGGCAGTGTGGTCCAACGTGGCACTGTGCCCTGTCTtgtcccagtgctgcagcactggtgGTGAGCAGGGCAGCAGCTGATAGCCAGCCCTGGGACACATGGTATGTAGGTTGTCACCAGCTCTTGACATTTTGTAATCACTGGATCCTCTGCTTGCAACCAGCTCTTTAGCCTGGAGAGCCTGGTTCCGACAGGACACAACCTCCCCATGGCAGTGAGAGCTGGACACATGGTGTGGGGCCACACTCAGTGTCTGACAGTTTCAACTTAAGCTAGACTTAACAGCAGGCTTGGGAAGTGGCTGGCCTCTGCCTGACAAAGGTGTGGGATGGCTTGGGTCCCTGGCCATGATATCCACCAGGGCAAGAGTTTGGTGGCACAGAGCAGGACTGGATGTGCTCTGGCCAAGGAGGGGGAGTACCAGTGCTGTGTGCAGAGATGCCACTGGCTTTTCTGTAGTTCTGGGGTGCCCATGACGTGTCCCCAGGGTGCCACAAGGTCTCAGAAATGGTTTCCAACCACCCTGGCAGCTCAGGAGCTGCTTATGAGTCCTCTCTGTTTATCTGTCCCTCCTGACCAGCTTCCTGTCTTCACCATGTCTTCCCAGCTGAGGCTGCAGCAGGCTCATGCCAGAGCTGGCACACTCCTCTCTTTCCCTGGGGCATCCCAGGGAACCTGCAGGGACTGACAGCAGTGCTACCATGGCTTCTTGCTGCTTGGAGTTGGGACACACTGTCCATAGGGCacagctccatccctgcctgtgTGCCCTTTTTGGTGAttgtcccccagcccagctgcccccagcactgcccttgCAGAGTGAAGCCCTCCAGTAGCTTCCCTGGGTTTTCCCGTCCGGTCATGCCAGCCAGCTCCATCATCCCTTTGTGTTGTGCTGCCCTTTGTGTGGCTTCCAGAAGAGAAAACCCCTGAAAAGGGGACATCTTTAAAAGGAGGCTGCAGTGTGGCTCTGGCTTTAAGCCCCCACCCTACAGCTGTAGAAgcctggctgtgggcaggggtgggcagcacGCCCCTCTGCCCGGCGGCACTACCAAGGACTTTGCATGAATCACGGGGGGACAGGACTTTTCCTGGGCTGGTCGGGGAGCTTCATCGTATGTGTTACTGTTCCCCTGGGAGGTGCAAGGGGGTGTTGGTGCATGGCTCTGTCTGGGGGTGTCTTGTCACTGGTCCTGAGACCTGCTTTGCAGGTGGGAGTCATGTGCTGCACCCTCGTCTTGGGTATCAACACCCTCATCCCCAGTAAAACCACTCTGGGGTTTGGGCAGCCCCACGTCCCCACCAGACACCCCAGCCCTCGTGCTGCCCTGCTGGCCGCCCCTGCAGAGGCCACTGACGGCTCCCCATGGATGGGAGCCTGTCCGATCTGCTGGGATCCTcatggggctgtggggcagggcaaGGGGTGATGGCATCTCCTAGGGTTGCTGCCCTAACGTGGTTCTCGATTTCATGTCCCCTCCAGAGCTCTATGGATTGCACTGCGATTGGGAGGAGGCTGAAGAGTGGGCTGCGTCTCAAATCGTGAgtgtcctggcagccctgcgggGTGGTCATGGGGGCTCAGGGTGCTTGGCCACCCCGGCACCCTGCAGCTCCATGGAAGGTTTGGGTTGGGCCTAgtcctcttccctgccctgccccaggcgtcTCCCCTCCACAAGACCCCAGGCTGTGAGGCGGTGGGGGGTTTCTTCTGCCCATGGCAGGTAGGAAAGTGAGTTCAACCTCCACCAAAGAAAGGGATGGGGGGACATGGAGAAAGACCCACATCCCCAGGGACACGGGTGCCCAGGGCTGCATGCTCTCCAGTCTGACACCGATCTTCTCTCTCTCAAAGTCGACATCTCCGGAGCAGCCTCCGGAGGGGCACCAGGTCCTCTGCGGCACCCTGGGCCACCACCACTGTCAGCCATGCTCTGCTGGGCAACTTTGAGGTAACGGCACCCACCTgccagggagggaggtgggtcCCAGGGGCTTCAGGCTGGGCCAGCGATGGGCTTGAGAGGCTGAACCTGATGGGAGCCCTGGTGTGGGGGTGGGCTGATTGTCCCCAAAGGCCTGGTGTGCAGTGGCTTTGTCACACAGCCACCATCCACCAGCAGGATGGCTCAGCCAGCAGACCCTTGAGCGATGCACCAGGACCCTGGACACTGCTGAGATGGTTGCTACAGGGCTGAGCTGAAGCACTCTTGCTGCTTCCCTGTGTTAGATAGCTGGTTTTAGCCCACCAATTCACGATGAATCTGTCTCAGAGTGAACAGCCAGGGCACCTCGTGGGTGGTCTCTGGACACGTGAGGGCAAGCAGACGTGGTTGTAGTGGAGATGTGGGGGTGATCACACCTGAAGCTTCGAGGCGAGGGGCAGGACTGGTGTTTGAAGGTCCCTAACGCTTCCCTCCTCCCTCAGGAGTCCATCCTGAAAGGACGCTTTGCACCGTCGGGGAGGATTGAGGGATTCACGGCAGAGATTGGTGCCAGCGGCTCCTACTGCCCCCAGCATGCCACCCTGCCTGTTGACGTCACCTACTTCGACATCTCTGAACACAGCATGCCCTCGCCTTTCCTGGTATGCAGACGAGGGAGGGCTGGGACCGTGGGGGAGGTGAGTGAGGGCTGTGACCAGGCACCACACGTCCTGG
The Strix uralensis isolate ZFMK-TIS-50842 chromosome Z, bStrUra1, whole genome shotgun sequence DNA segment above includes these coding regions:
- the ATOSB gene encoding atos homolog protein B isoform X1 encodes the protein MRHIHAETSLPPEHSTDPSLSRPSGEAPLEPSAQRCTHRSILMGYNETEIKRQKVYQVSIFSHLSSSSESTEQRAGSRPAVKRGYPEPRTPEGGRDPKRTHWGGGGGDSKRDGGPGQASLDDDDTFEDGLLVEELSLCGSAQHFSHSGLRVVEHRCECSPSHSPKASREDKSQDVSSSSWPQHIACSTLHTRDGCSVSSGDQPKDYGDNVERAIGHNLLHLDLHNIAQTARVDSGGKREKPGSSPAHSSRVSGEDEWQMVANGCKEPPSPQTAFSPEPSNLSSLEKTPCGSSQHSSSSNCPAKRKLLPAGEIVADSCSEDESLCLPARKKRVLPCHPVPTACRSTDAKGAPFWNHLLPAAKSSMDCTAIGRRLKSGLRLKSRHLRSSLRRGTRSSAAPWATTTVSHALLGNFEESILKGRFAPSGRIEGFTAEIGASGSYCPQHATLPVDVTYFDISEHSMPSPFLGVIDLEALGKKGYSVPKAGTIQVTLFNPNKTVVKMFLVTYDFQDMPANHMTFLRHRIFLVPVGEEEGATVAPRDPPGTDPPRRVLCYLMHLRFHSSKSGKIYLHDDIRLLFSRKSIEVDSGIPYELKSFTEMPRNPCYSPRA
- the ATOSB gene encoding atos homolog protein B isoform X2; this translates as MRHIHAETSLPPEHSTDPSLSRPSGEAPLEPSAQRCTHRSILMGYNETEIKRQKVYQVSIFSHLSSSSESTEQRAGSRPAVKRGYPEPRTPEGGRDPKRTHWGGGGGDSKRDGGPGQASLDDDDTFEDGLLVEELSLCGSAQHFSHSGLRVVEHRCECSPSHSPKASREDKSQDVSSSSWPQHIACSTLHTRDGCSVSSGDQPKDYGDNVERAIGHNLLHLDLHNIAQTARVDSGGKREKPGSSPAHSSRVSGEDEWQMVANGCKEPPSPQTAFSPEPSNLSSLEKTPCGSSQHSSSSNCPAKRKLLPAGEIVADSCSEDESLCLPARKKRVLPCHPVPTACRSTDAKGAPFWNHLLPAAKSSMDCTAIGRRLKSGLRLKSRHLRSSLRRGTRSSAAPWATTTVSHALLGNFEESILKGRFAPSGRIEGFTAEIGASGSYCPQHATLPVDVTYFDISEHSMPSPFLTLFNPNKTVVKMFLVTYDFQDMPANHMTFLRHRIFLVPVGEEEGATVAPRDPPGTDPPRRVLCYLMHLRFHSSKSGKIYLHDDIRLLFSRKSIEVDSGIPYELKSFTEMPRNPCYSPRA